One genomic window of Gossypium hirsutum isolate 1008001.06 chromosome D11, Gossypium_hirsutum_v2.1, whole genome shotgun sequence includes the following:
- the LOC107911373 gene encoding patatin-like protein 5, protein MGTSDVMPSTYGRRITVLSIDGGGIRGIIPATMLSFLELKLQELDGEDARIADYFDVIAGTSTGGLIAAMLTAPDENGRPLCKGEDIVPFYLRHGPKIFSRKNYKKMTMKMDALMRPKYSGKYLRKTICMVLGDRRLHETLTSVVIPTFDIKLLQPTVFTTFEAKMDPSKDALLSDICIATASAPTYFPAYAFHTKYSEGTDREFHLVDGGIAANNPALLALKPTGVAFPSEQEHEVSQGQALNYENHLIISLGTGTSKMGKKYDAKTAEKWGILGWLYSEGSSPLVDAFTYAGADMVDLHMSLIFKAIKSEHNYLRIQDDKLSEDESSTDKATKKNMRNLVEIAEKLLHKPVSRMNLDSGIFEPADNEGTYAEALSRFAKLLSEERRLRKAEIGKQL, encoded by the exons ATGGGAACCAGTGACGTCATGCCATCAACTTATGGTCGGAGAATCACTGTTTTAAGCATCGATGGTGGAGGAATCAGGGGTATTATACCTGCAACTATGTTGAGTTTCCTTGAACTCAAGTTACAA gaACTAGATGGAGAAGATGCTCGGATTGCAGATTATTTTGATGTGATTGCAGGAACAAGCACAGGGGGTCTAATTGCAGCCATGTTAACGGCTCCAGATGAAAATGGGCGTCCTCTTTGTAAAGGGGAAGATATTGTTCCATTTTATCTGAGACATGGCCCCAAGATATTTTCTCGAAAAAACTACAA GAAGATGACAATGAAAATGGATGCCCTAATGCGGCCTAAATACAGTGGAAAGTATCTGAGGAAGACGATTTGCATGGTCCTTGGGGATCGAAGACTTCATGAGACTTTAACCTCCGTTGTTATACCGACCTTCGACATCAAGTTGCTTCAACCTACCGTTTTCACAACCTTTGAG GCAAAGATGGATCCTTCAAAAGATGCTTTGCTATCTGATATTTGTATTGCTACAGCTTCAGCTCCAACTTATTTTCCAGCTTATgcatttcatacaaaatattctGAAGGAACTGATAGGGAATTTCACCTGGTTGATGGAGGGATAGCTGCAAATAACCCA GCACTGCTAGCATTGAAGCCAACAGGGGTAGCCTTTCCAAGTGAGCAAGAACATGAAGTTTCGCAGGGACAAGCCCTTAACTACGAGAATCATTTGATAATCTCACTAGGCACAGGAACCTCCAAGATGGGAAAGAAATACGATGCGAAAACGGCAGAGAAGTGGggaattcttggatggctttacAGTGAAGGAAGCTCTCCATTAGTGGATGCTTTCACTTATGCTGGAGCAGACATGGTTGACCTTCACATGTCATTGATTTTCAAGGCAATTAAATCCGAGCATAACTATCTTCGGATCCAG GATGACAAATTAAGCGAGGATGAATCATCAACTGATAAAGCTACTAAAAAGAACATGAGGAACCTGGTAGAGATTGCTGAAAAGCTGTTGCACAAACCTGTTTCGAGGATGAATCTGGACTCTGGGATCTTTGAACCGGCTGACAATGAAGGAACCTATGCAGAAGCTCTATCAAG ATTTGCGAAACTGCTATCCGAGGAAAGGAGACTCCGAAAAGCAGAGATTGGGAAGCAGCTTTGA